The DNA segment TACGCAAGCCCCCGATTACCCAATACGTCCAATCGAATAATTGTGCGACTGGCATAACGGTACAATACTTCCCATATAAACATAGAGCCATTGATTAGGCGGCAAATTCTGCGCATAATGTAAATATGTATTCCAGACTAAGCCGGCTGATGACGTTGTTCGCCATACTCATATGTCTTCCCTTGCAGGGGCTGGCGGCGGTGACAATGCCTTCTTGTCAGGCGCATGGGCAGAAGATGGAAATGCAAGCCACTACCGGCGAGATGGCGGATATGTCGCATTGCGATCACCATCACAATGGCAAGCCGCAACCCAAGAAGGCGCCCTGCGACAAATGCTTTGCCTGCTACCTGAGCACCGCCCAGGCGATTATCCCGTTTGTCATGTCTGTCAAGGCGTCTGGCGCCTCTCCCATGAACGATGGGCTGACCAGGGAAATTCCAGAGCCAGTCCCTTCCTCACTGTTTCACCCGCCTCGATCGATCCTGGCCCGGTGCTGAGGATCATTTAGCTTTTACGCGGGTAACCTTTGCCCGGGCGTTTGTCCGGGAATGGGCTTTTCTCCGCCGATCCTTCTGCACGTTTTGACCAACGCTGGTCTCGTTGCCATCGAGGTCTGATGCGTGCATTCGCACCATCCGCCTTGAAACAGGATTTCGAGTGGCCTGTCTATCCGCTCGGATAGATTCAAGCAGAAAAGGAAAGCAGGAAAATGAAACAATCCATGATGATTATGTTTGCATGCGCCTTGTTTGGCGCTACAGCCACGTCCGTTTACGCCGGCGATGGGCACCACCATGCCATGGCCGAAGCGCAGAAAAGCCATGCCGTGAAGGGGGAAGTGGTGGCCGTGGACAAGGCCGCCAGCAAGGTGAAACTGAAGCATGCCGCGGTTCCGGAACTCAAGTGGCCCGCCATGACGATGTTCTTCGCGGTGACCGACAAATCGCAACTCGAAGGCTTGAATGCAGGCGATCGGGTCAGTTTCGAGTTTATCGAGGCCAGCGACGGCGCGCCGCTCATTACGCATATCAAACCACTGAAGTAAGGTATTGGGGCCGGCCTGATGTAGGGCGGCCCCAATCTATTCAATACAGGTGATCACATCATCATGAACAGAACACTTCGAATATTGCCGCTGGTTTTGGCTGCGCTGCTGCCGCCAGCGCCGGCGGCAGCGGGCGATCCGCCCGGCAGCGCGCCAATCGCTACCAATGCGCAGGAGCTTGCATTGGGCAAGACCGTCGAAAGCCTGCTCGATTACGCCAAGGCGCGCAACCCGGAATACATCGCCATGCAGATGGAAGCCGAAGCGGTGCAGGAGCGGGTCTACCCGGTGGGTGCGCTGCCTGATCCGGTTTTGCGAATTGAACTGGAGAATGTGACCAACTATGGCAGCAATGCAGGGCCCAACATTCTGCCGGGTCGGGTGGGCGACACCAAATACACGCTGATGCAAGCTTTGCCCTTCTGGGGCAAGCGCGACCTCAGACGTGAAGCAGCCGAATCTGCGGCCGAAGCGGCCCAGGGCGCTGCCGGTACTACCTGGACGGAACAGGCGGCGCGCATCAAGACTTCATTTGCCCAGTATTTCGCCGACGTGCGGCTGATCAGGTTGACCCGGGAGGTCATCGACCTGATCGACCGCATCGAGCGCATCACCCAGGCGCGTTATGCCAACGGATTGGTGCCGCAGCAGGATGCGATCCGCGTTCAGGTGGAACGCACCGCAATGAGAAACGAACTGATTGAATTGGAGATGGAACAGCATCATATGCAATCCCGTCTCAACGCCCTGTTGTCACGCCCATCACACTCATTTCTGGCAGAACCGGAACGGCTGCGCCCGCTGCCGGCCATGGCCAGTCTCGACCACCTGGCGCTGGAAGATCGCCTGCGCGAAAAAAATCCCCAACTTTTCGCTGATGACGCCAGGATTCGTACGGCGGAGAAGAATCGCGACCTGGCCTACAAGAATCGCTACCCTGACCTTACCGTCGGCGTCATTCCAATTCAGACGCGCAATCAGGTGAACGAATTGGGGTTGATGCTTGAACTCAGCATCCCGCTGCAACAGGAAAGTCGCCGCAGCCAGGAGCGCGAAGCCGAGAAGATGCTCGATGCGGTGCGGGCGCGCCGGGAAGCTACCGCCAATCAATTACTGGCCGATCTTTCCGAGAATCTCGCCGCCCTCGACGCCGCGCGGCGTATGGAACAGTTGGCGCAAACCAGCCTGTTGCCGCAGGCCGAACTCACTTTCCAGGCGGCGCTCGCGGGCTATGAGAACGGCAAGATAGATTTCGCCACCCTGCTCGACGCGCAACGGCAGATACGCAAGGCGAGGCAGGACATCATCAAGACGCAGGCCGAGCAACAGGCGCGCCTGGCGGACATCGAACGGCTGATCGGGGAAGAGTTATGACCAAAGGAAATTTCATTGGGATGAAACCGGGAACGGGAATCGTAATTGCCGTGGCCGTATTGGCGGCGGGTGCTGGCTACTGGATGGGTACGCGTCATAACGGCAGCGAACGCGATGCTGCTGCGGTAGCGCAGCAGCCTGCAACGGATACCGCTGCCGCAAAGAAGGCGCGCAAGCTGCTCTACTACCGCAACCCGATGGGGCTGCCCGATACTTCGCTCGTACCCAAGAAAGACCCCATGGGCATGGACTACATCGCTGTTTATGCGGGCGAGGAAGACGGCGAGCCGGCATCCCCCAACCAGATCGGGATCAGCACCGGGAAGGTTCAAAAACTTGGAGTACGCACCGAAGCAGCTCAACTTCGCACGCTCGACAAAGTAGTACGCGCCGCCGGCCGCATCGAGCCGGACGAGCGCCGTATCTATGCCATCGCGCCGAAATTCGAGGGCTATGTCGAACGCCTCTACGCCAATGCTACCGGGCAGACAGTCGGCAAGGGTCAGCCCTTGTTCGAGGTCTATAGTCCCGATCTCGTTTCCGCGCAGCGTGAGTACGCCATTGCCGCGCAAGGCGTCGAG comes from the Georgfuchsia toluolica genome and includes:
- a CDS encoding copper-binding protein encodes the protein MMIMFACALFGATATSVYAGDGHHHAMAEAQKSHAVKGEVVAVDKAASKVKLKHAAVPELKWPAMTMFFAVTDKSQLEGLNAGDRVSFEFIEASDGAPLITHIKPLK
- a CDS encoding TolC family protein, translating into MNRTLRILPLVLAALLPPAPAAAGDPPGSAPIATNAQELALGKTVESLLDYAKARNPEYIAMQMEAEAVQERVYPVGALPDPVLRIELENVTNYGSNAGPNILPGRVGDTKYTLMQALPFWGKRDLRREAAESAAEAAQGAAGTTWTEQAARIKTSFAQYFADVRLIRLTREVIDLIDRIERITQARYANGLVPQQDAIRVQVERTAMRNELIELEMEQHHMQSRLNALLSRPSHSFLAEPERLRPLPAMASLDHLALEDRLREKNPQLFADDARIRTAEKNRDLAYKNRYPDLTVGVIPIQTRNQVNELGLMLELSIPLQQESRRSQEREAEKMLDAVRARREATANQLLADLSENLAALDAARRMEQLAQTSLLPQAELTFQAALAGYENGKIDFATLLDAQRQIRKARQDIIKTQAEQQARLADIERLIGEEL